Genomic segment of Desulfovermiculus halophilus DSM 18834:
GGAGGGATAAGCGGGGTTCGGGTTCAAGGCGGGGACGGAAAGGAATCATTTATCGGGGCCGACGTGGTGATCCTGGGCACAGGAGGCGCTTCCTATCCAAGCACCGGTTCCACCGGGGAGGGGTTTGAGCTGGCCCGCCGAGCGGGGCATGCCGTGCAGCCCATCGCTCCCGCCCTGGTTCCACTGGAGACGGCCGAGGTAGAGACCGTCAAGGAGCTGCAGGGCTTGAGCCTGCGCAATGTCCAGGTCCGGGCCGAGGCAGAGGGGAAGATAGTGGGGGATGAGTTCGGAGAGATGCTGTTTACCCATTTCGGTCTTTCCGGCCCGGCCATCTTGAGCTTGAGTCAGAGTGTGGTCCGAGCCTGGGAAAAGGGCTGTTCAGTTTTAATCCATATCGATCTCAAGCCGGCCCTGGACGATCAGAAACTGGACGCCCGCCTGGTCAGGGACTTTCGGGATCGCGGCCGGCAGCAGCTGAAGACGGTGCTCAAGGGCCTGCTTCCGGCCGGATTGATTCCGGTTTGTCTGCAGCAGACAGGACTTAAAGGGGACACCACCGCCAGCCAGCTTACCGCCAGGGATCGGCGAATCCTGCGGACCTGGCTCAAGGATGTGGTGTTCACCGTCAGCGGTCACCGGTCCTTTTCCGAGGCAATTGTTACCGCCGGCGGAGTTTCGGTCAGGGAAATCGATCCCCGCAGTATGCAGTCCAAGCTGGTCAAGGGCCTGTACCTGGTCGGAGAGATCCTGGATCTGGCCGGCACAACCGGGGGCTACAACCTGCAGGCCGCCTTTTCCACAGGCTGGCTGGCCGGGGAGAGTGCAGGGAAAAAAGTGAACATATGATGGATTGCCTCTGAATGAAAGGCAGGGCTTGCCCCTACAAAGAGGAGCGGGGTGCAGGTTGTAAACCCCGGTATTTTGTTTGATTGGCTCATAACCGCGATCCTCTGTGTAGGGGCAGGCTTCGCGCTTTGGCGTAATGCCTGCCCTCTGGGCCTTTCTCATGCCCACGCTGTCTAGTGTGTGCTATGCTCAGCTTCGTGGGAGGGGCCGGGCAATTCAGGGGAAATTCTTTGGTGATTGTTTAAAAAAATAAAGCCGCGGATCGACATCCGCGGCTTTTTGAGCTTGATTGGCTGCACGTGCTTAGAAGCCGAATTCGTCGTCGCCCGCCGCGCTTCCGCCAAATCCGAAATCAGGTTCCGGCTCTGCTGCACCGCCGCCTGCCGCACCGGCTTCCGGGGCCGCTGCCGCCCCGCCTTCGCCGGAAACAGTGACCACGCCGTGCTTTTTGACCTCATCGATCTTGGCCAGCAGATCGTCGACTTTTTTCAGATAGTCGTCCACCTTGGAGGCTGAAGCCATGATCTGCTTCTCGCCCTCATTCTTCATCTGGGCTTCATAGTCGGAAACCTTGCTTTCCAAAGCGGCAATCTTCTTTTTGTTTTCTTCCAGAATGCCTTCATATTCTGCAAGTTTGTCTTTTTGTTCCTTGAGGGTCTGCCGATACTCCTTGAGCTTGGCAAAAACCGTATCCGCCTCTTCCTGGGCATCCGTGGGCAGGCTCATGATGGAGACATTGTCTCCCAGCTCGGTGACCTCTTCCTTCTTCAGCCGGCTCAGTTCCGGGTGCTGCTCATAGATCCAGGCCTTGGTCAGAGCCGAGGCAAATGGGGCCAGCTCCTTGTCCACATCCTGCTGGGTCACGAATTGAAGCAGCTCTATAACATCCTGTTTGTAGGTCCCGGCCGGGGCCCGCAAAAAGGATACGAATGTTTGCATGGGAAAGACCTTGCGTGCATCAGCCATGACAGCCTCCTTGTTATAAGACCAAAAGTTTGTTCTGACCGCTCTCGACTTCAGTGGAGATCCGACCTATCCGCCGAGCATAGGTCAAGGCTGCCACCCTGTAGACCAGATGTCCGAGCTTGGACCACGGCAGATAGGCGATAAGCATGAAGACCGAGATGAGGTGGATATAATAGACGGGGTAGGCCAGACCAGGCACCCCGAGTAGCCGGAATACTTCGCTCAAGATCCCGCTGATGGCAACGGCCCAGAGGACGCCGATCAGATACCAATCATAATAGGAAGAGCTGTCCTTGTCCGTATCCGTCAGCCGCCGGCGGGTGAGGTAGACTAGGCCGACGACCATGGCAATGGCTCCAAGATTGCCCAGGATCTTGACCGGATTCCACAGGGGCATGGGATACTCCATGTGCAGCAGGGGCAATATCTTGCCTCCCCAGTGGGTCAGGGCCACCACACTGGTGACAATGAACAGGGCGACAAAGGCATAGAAGAGGACCAGATGACCCTTGAACTTGACCTGGTCGGACTCAGTATCCCCGCAGTCCTTCCATTTCTTGTGGGTCACGACTTCATCCTTGATCACCCGCCACAGGCTGACCCACATGTTCTTGGGCGGCCTGTAGCCCACAACAAAGGTCTTGGGCTGGGAGGCAAAGGCCGAGAACAGGTTTCTGATTCCGGCATAGAAGCTGTACAAGACAAAGACTGCTGCCAGGCCGAAGATGGGATCAATGGTGAAGTCTCCGGGAAATATCATCCCATAGACGATCTCCCCGTGTTCATTGACCGGAAACGCACTGCCCTGAATGCTTCCGGTGATGATCCAGACGATGAGATAGATGATGGCTGGGATGGCGATCAGCTTGGGCAGATGGCGGGCTGAGCTCATCCATTTGCCCAAAAACGACGGCCCGACCAGATTACGGTAGGCCATGTTGCGCAGGGCGGCCATCAGCTCTCCGGGTTTGGCTCCCCGCGGACACATCTCAGTGCATTGTCCGCACTTGTGGCACAGCCACATATCCATGTCGTTGACCAGCTTGTCTTTCAGTCCCCACTGGGCCCAGATCATTTCCTTGCGCGGGAAGGAGCTGTCCATGGGCGACAAAGGGCAGACCACACTGCACGTGGCACACTGATAGCACTTCTTCAGGTCCTGTCCACCTGCAGCTTGGAGCTCTTTCACGAACTCGAGATCGGGTTGGATGCGCAGCACCTCGGACATATATCCTCCTCCTAGTATCCCTTAAATGGGTTCGGTCCCAGTTTGAAAATCTCGTCCACAAAGGAGTCAATGAGTTTGGGGACCCGGTGGTAGTCGTCAATGGCCACTTCCTCCTGCCGGACCCGTTCCAGCTCCACGCCCAGGCGGTCAAGCGTCTCGCCGATGTTGGTCATTCGTCGATTGCACAGCTCGGATCCCTTCATGAAGTGGCACTGATAGTCGTCGCCGTATTTACAGCCCAAGAGCAGGCATCCGTCATTGCCCTTGCCCATAGCGTCGGCAATCCAGATGGTGTTCACCGATCCCAGGCAACGAACCGGGATGATCCGAACATACGGGCTCCAGGTATGGCCCTGCTGAGCAGCCATGTCCAGGGCCGGGTAGGCGTCGTTTTCGCATGCCAGGACCAGGATTCGAGGGCCTCCCTCATCCATTTCGTCCGGGACCTTGATCTGGGTGATCATGGACCCGATCTGGCCGACGCTGTAGTTGTCGAAGGAAATGACCCGTTCCGGGCAGGCGCCCATACATGTTCCGCACCGCCGGCAACGGGCAGTGTTCGGTTTGGGGGTTCCCTTCTCGTCATCATCCAGGGCCCCGAAGGGGCATTCTTCAGTGCACCGCTTGCATTGGGTGCAACGGACAAAATTGAATTTGGGGTAGGTCAGGTCGCCGGACCGGGGATGCACGGCCATGCCCCGATTCACGGACTCCAGGCATTGAATGGCCTTGAGGGCCGCGCCTTGAGCGTCGACTATGGACTTGGACAGGGTCATCGGCTGGTGCACGGCACCTGCGGTATAGACTCCGGTCCGCCTGGTCTCATAGGGAAAGCAGATGTAGTTGGAATCGGCAAACCCGTCGAAGAGATCCAGGTCGGGAAAGGCCTGCCCCTGGCGGTAGGCGAGCTGAATGACCGGATCCAGGGCGGTTGTCGGGACCAGGCCGGTGGGCACCACCACCAGATCGGCCTCGATTTCTATGCTCTCGCCCAGCAGGGTATGCTCGGCCCGGACCATGAGGTTGTCGTTGCTTCCGGGCTGGATGGAGCTCACCTCGCCCTTGGTCAGCATGATTCCGGGATCATCCTGGGCGGCCTTGTAGTACAGCTCGTTGATCCCTGGGATCATCATGTGCTCATAGATGATATAGGCCGCGGATTTGGGCAGGAACTCCCGGATATATCCGGCCTGCTTCAGTGCGGTCAGGGAAGTTATCTCCGAGGTGTAGTTCATGTGCTTGTAGTTTTCGGTCTTGACAAAGACCTCTTCAATGACCGGCTCTTCACCGCTCTGCTCGGCCTGGGCAGCCTTTTCCTCCTCCAGGCGTTTTTTCTCTTCTTCCTCTTCACGGGCGATATTCTGGAGCAATGTGCTGTAGGCCAGAACAAAGACCACCCGTTGCGGGGTCTTGCCGTCGCTGGGCCGGGTTATGGATCCGTTCTTGGCCATTTCTTCCAGTTCCATGGCCGTAACCACATTGGGGCTCGATCCATAGCCCAGGGGCTTGAGGTACTTGGTGTCCTGGGCCTGCCACCCGGTGGCCACGACCATGGACCCGACCTGCTCCTGGGTCTCCTTCTTCCCGCTTTTCAGGGTGGCGGTGTACTGCCCGGGCTGTCCGCTCAGTTCCTCAAGGGTGGTGTCTGTGTACACCGTGATCCTGTCGTGATTCTGGACCGCCTCGATCTTGGCCTCGATTCCCGTATCCTGGGCCCGGGTAAAGGGATAGGACAGGGGGAAGGTCTTGTACATCTTGGCTGCGTAGCCGCCGAGCTGCTTCTCCTTTTCGACCAGAACGACATCGTAGCCGGCCTGGGCCGAGCTCAAGGCGGCATTCAGGCCGGTCCAGCCTCCGCCCAGGACCAGGATGGTCTTGGTGGTTTCCAGGACCTCCGGCTCCGGGACATCGGTCTTTTGCAGCTTGGACACGCCCATGTTCACATAGTCCACTGCCATATCCATGAGCAGCTCCGGGGTCCCCTGGCTCGGGTCCGGACGGCTGCCGTCAGGATTCTTGTAGGCCCAGACCACCTGCTCCCGCAGATTGACCCGGTCAACCGGGATGGACGGCCCGAAATCAAAGAACTCGAAATCGACCCGGGGGGAGGAGCCGCAAATGCAGACTCCATCGATCTCTCCGGCATCTATGTCCGACTTGATCGCCTTGTGTCCCTCCTGGCTGGCCAGAAAGGGCTCCACCTTGACCACGGGAACCCCGTTGCCCCATTTGTTCTTGACCTTCTCCGCCAGGGCCTCACAGTCCAAAAGCGGACCGATATTCGCCTTATCAAAGTAGACACCGATTTTCTCGGCCATGTGTTACCTCCCTCTCACCGTTTGAATGGCTTTCATCGCCGCGCTGGTCGCAGACTGGGCCGACTTCATGACATCCAGGGGCTCAGCCGCGCACCCGGCAGCAAAGATGCCGTTGGATTCAGCGCTGAACACAAAGCCTTCCTCATCCACCTCAGCATTCAGAGGCAGGGGTTGTCCGGCAAGGCTGGGCTGCATGCCGGTGGCCAGAACCACCAGGTCGAAGCACTCCTGCATCTTGTTCCCGGTCAGTGCGTCTTCTGCGGTCACCCATACCGATCCGTCCGTAATGTCCTCTTCAACCTCGGCCACCTTGCCTTTGACAGTTTTGACCAAAGGATCGCTCAGTACGTCTTGCGCGAAGTTGTCGTACCGTCCGGGGGTGCGCAGATCGATATAGAAAATGGTCGCTTCCGCATCCGGATACTGATCGCGGAGATACTTGGCCTGCTTGAGCGATGCCATACAGCAGATATAGGAACAAAATGAGAGGTGGTTCTCGTCCCTGGATCCCGCGCACTGGACAAAGGCCACCTTGCGCGGAGGCCGTCCGTCAGAGGGGCGAAGAATCTGGCCCTGAGTCGGTCCGGAGGGAGCGGCCAGCCGTTCCATCTGCATGTTGTTGATGCAGTTCTGGATCTCTCCGGCCCCCAGATTGGTCAGCTTGGTCACATCGTAGGGCTTCCAGCCCGTGGCGATGATGATGCTGCCCACGTTTAAGGTGATGCTCTTGTCCTGCTCATTGAGATCTATGAAATCGTTTTCGGACAGCTTTTGTCTGTCCTCCTCGTCAATGTGCTCGGGATCGAGAACATAGCGCTGAGGATAGGCAAAGGGGACGTCCATATACAAGGCCTTCCGCGTGCTCAAGCCGAACTCGAACTGGTTGGGGATGTTCTGGCTCAGGCTGTCGGCCAGGGCCTGCAGGTTCGCGCTGCTGGGCGCAGTATATCTGGGCTTGATCCGAACCGAGACCTCGTAGTTGCCGGCCTGTCCGCTGACCGAGACCACTTCAGCCAGTGTGAAGCATTTGACCTTGGGATTCTTTTTTATCCGCTGGAATTGGATTTCCAGCCCGCAGGAAGGCGGACAGAGCTTGGGGAAATACTTGTTGAGCTGCATCACCCTGCCGCCCAGAAAAGGACTTTTTTCCACGAGATAGACCTCATGGCCGACCTCGGCGGCTTCCAGGGCGGCTGTAATCCCGCTAAAGCCCCCCCCAATGACGAGTATGCTTTGTGACATGTGGTTCCTCCCTCAATCTAGCGGCTTGAGACTCGTAGCGATTTTGGAACGTAAGATATATGACGAAAAGCGCCGCACGTGATGCGCGGTGACTTGTGAGACGGTGGGGGTGCAGGTGAAGGCACACGCGAGGTCTGCGCCCATTGCCCGCTTACCCCAACGAAAACGGCCTGAGGTGAAACAAGAGGATATTCTTGCTTGAACTCAGACCATTTTCCAAATCCAAACAGGGCCGCAGGCGCCTTGCGCCTGCGGCCCTTCAGATGGAGCGCCTACGGGCTCATGGGATCAGGAATGACCTGGATGTAGGGGCGCTTGAACAGGTTGGTCTCGCCCTTTTCCGGATCATACTTGGAGTTGACGAAGCATCTCCACTTGGAGTCGTCGATGCCCATGAAGTCTGTGCGGTAGTAGAAGCCGGGGTAGCGGCTTTCCTTGCGGAACTCAATGTGCTGCATGTGCAGGCGGACAGTCCACAGGCGATGGAACTGCTCCCAGCAGCGCAGGAGTTCGTGCAGGTCCCTGGCGCCCAGCTTCTTGGAGTCTTCCTCCAGCATGTCCAGGAGGTGGAAGCCGGCCTGGAGCATGGCCTCGGAGGTGTTGTACATGGTGGAGCACCCGCCGCCGTATTCGTCGGTGTGCTTGATCAGCCGCTGCATGAAGTTCCTGGCAGTGATGTACTTGGGGTTCACGGTGGGATCCGTGGACTCGTCCTTGGCTTCCAGGTAGGTGTACCAGGGCTGATAGATTTCCTTCTTCAGATCGTCGCTGCTCTGCTTCAGGGCCGGCTTGTAGTCCTTGTGGTCCACGCACCAGCGGACGAGCTGCTTGCCGGCGATCCGGCCTTCGGCATGGGATCCGGAGGAAAACTTGTGCCCGGAAGCGCCCACGCCGTCAGCGCAGGTGAACAGGCCGTTGACCGTGGTCATCCGGTTGTAGACCTTGCCGTTGTCGGCCTTGATCTTGTAGTCGTCCGGGACCCAGTCTTCGTTCGGTCCGGAGACCCAGATGCCGCAGCAGCCGGAGTGAGAGCCCAAGAGATACGGCTCGGTGGGCATGATCTCGGAGCCCTTTTCTTCGGGCTTGACGTTCATGGCCGCCCACAGGTTGGCCTGGCCGGGGCACATATCCAGGAAGTCTTCCCAGGCTTCAGATTCCAGATGCTTCTGCTCGGCCTTGGACAGTTCCTTGAAGGTGGTCTGCAGGGCGGTGGCCGTGTCCATGAAGATCGGGCCGCGTCCGTCCCGGATCTCGCGCATCATCATATGGTTGCGCAGGCAGGTGGGAATGACCGCGCCGGTGGCGTATCCCCGGTCCTGGTAGGGCTTGAGCATGGACGCATTGGTCTGGGTGTAGTCTTCGCCCTTGGAGTTTGTCGCCTTGGCCTTAAACAGCAGGAACCAAGCGCCGACCGGTCCGTACCCGTCCTTGAACCGGGCGGGGACGAAGCGGTTTTCCATCATGGTCATTTCCGCGCCGACCTGTGCGCACATGGCATAGGTGGAACCCGCGTTCCAGACCGGATACCAGGCCCGGCCCATTCCTTCGCCCACGGAGCGGGGGCGGTAGACGTTGACTGCTCCGCCGCAGGCCACGATCATGCCCTTGGCCTTGAAGATATAGACTTTGTTCTCGCGCACGGAAAAGCCGACCGCGCCGGCCACCCGGTTGGGCTCATTGGCGTCCAGGAGCAGCTTGACCACGAAAATGCGTTCCAGGTAGCGCTCTTCGCCCAGGGCGTTCTTGGCGGCTTCAGCCACGATGACCTTGTAGGATTCACCGTTGATCATGCACTGCCAGCGGCCGGAGCGGACAACCTCGGCCCCTTCCCGGACCTTGAGACCTTCTTCCTTGGCCTTGGCGCCGTCGTAGTTCTTGCCGTCCTTTTTGACCCAGATGGGCAGGCCCCATTCTTCAAACAGGTGCACGGAATCATCCACGTGCCGGCCCAGGTCGAAGATCAGGTCTTCCCGGACAATGCCCATCAGGTCGGTGCGGACCATGCGGACATAGTCATCCGGCTCATTGTTGCCCAGGTAGGTGTTGATGGCGGACAGGCCCGGAGCGACAGCGCCGGAACGTTCCAGGGCCGCCTTGTCCACCAGCAGGACCTTGACTCCGTTCTTGTCTCCCCAGCGGACGGCTTCCACAGCCGCGCCGCAGGAACCCATACCACCACCGACGATCAAGGCGTCGGTTTCGATCTCGACGACTTCCGGTTCAGCCAAAGGCAGACCTTTGGTTGCATCTTTCGTTGGAAGTTGAGGCATATGACTCTCCTTATTCAAATGTCAAATTGCTGAGTGCTCAGTTCCCTGGATACTGTATCCTGGGATCCCGTCATACCTACCGGTTGCCGCCGGAACACTGGGTGTCCAGCCAGCACTGGGTGCTGTCCATGTCCGAGCATTCGAACTTCTTGTTCAGGACTTCCTTGGGCTGCTTCAGCTCAGTCTCGGTGTAGAACAGGTTGTCTTCGAGGTCACCGGGTTCGGGCTTGCCGCCGAAGGGGTCGATGGAACCCTCCGGAGTGGTCCGGATGGGGAACTTGAAGCGCTTGACTTCGCCGCTGCGGAACTGAATGGTCCACATGATGTCTTCAGCACTGCGCAGCGGGATGCTGGTGCCGCCCATGGGCGCAAAGTCGGCATAGGGACGGGCAGTGATCGCGCCCTGAGGGCAGATCTTGATGCAGGAGTAGCATTCCCAGCATTCGTAGGGTTCCTGATTGTAGGCCTTCATCTCTTTTTCATCCAGGATCATCAGATCGTGAGGGCAGACGTACATGCATGCAGTTTTTTCTCCGCCTTTGCATCCGTCGCATTTTTCAGGGTTCACATAACTTGGCATCGCGACCTCCTTACAGACTGTGTTTGAGTGTTAAAACCCTTGATGACGTTGTATCATGTATGTGGACAAGCAGAGACGGTCCTCTGCTTCCTTGCAGCATGGCTGGACAAGCCGGGAATCATCCGTGATTTATCAATTAGGATCACGCGTGATTTAGCATTAAAAATCACGCGTGATTTCCGGGAGAATCGTTTACTGCAGTTCCTTCAATGCGTCGGTGACCACTTCCAGGCTTTGCTTTTCAACCACTTTGTCGAACAGCTTGTTCTTCACTTTGGCCGGGAGCAGCTCGATGCTTCCGGTGGTGGATGTGTCGTGCTTTGCTCCGTACTTGTCCACCAGGACCTTGGCTTCTTCATCCGTGGCGTAGACCACCAGGACCTTCAGACCGGCCAAGCGTTCTTCCGTATGGTGAGCCAGTCCGGCCTTCTGCAATTGATCGTAGCGTTCTTCGTTGACCCAGACGTAAATGGGATTCTTGGCAGCAGACATAATTGTATGACCTCCTCAAAAGTGTCCGACTACAGGGGTTCGATATTGAAGACCGGGGTGCGTTTTTCCAGGTATTCCTCAGTTACGAAGGGGGAGCCCTGGCCGTATTTTTCCGCGCACTCCATAATCCGGTCGAAGACCTCGGGACGGATAATCAGACGGGGAGGCTTGACGCCGTCGGTCACAATACTGCGGATCAGGGTCCCGCTGAACTTCTGCTGCTTGTCCTTGTGGTTGCACAGCCCTTCACTGGTGATCTCGGCGCAGACCGGGCAGTACAGCCAGTTCATGGAATAGACCGGCGTAATGTCCAGCTTGTCCCGAACGCTGTCCAGGAGGTGATGGGCTTCATATGCGCCGTAGTAATCGCCGACACCGGCGTGGTCCCGACCGTACATATGATGGGTGATGCCCAGGTTGGTGCGCAGGATAGCGTGGAAGATAGCTTCCTTGGGGCCGGCATAGCGCATATCCCAGAACGTAAGGGTTGTCAGGTGGTTATGAGGCCCAAAATACCCTGATTTTTCCAGCTCATCCTGGCAAAGGATGATGGCTTCGTCAATATAGTCCTTGACCCGTTTTTCTCCAATAATTGCGTTGACCACCACTCCGACTTCCGGCTTTTCGATGGGCAGGTCGGCATAGGTCTGGAAGAAGGCGCCCTTCATCAGCCATTCGTGTCCGGTGTGGGGGACGTTTCTGGTCTGATGGGCAACCGTCCGGCTCCAGCCTTTTTCCTTGAACACTTGGCGCATCTTGAGCGGAGGAAGGAAATAGGGGCCGAAGGGCTCGTTGATTGTGGGTTCCTTGACCAGGGTGATCTTGCCGCCCACGAACTTGTCGGAGGTCTCGTAGATGCGTTTGCATCCAGGATGCTTAGCCTCATCGGTTCCAAAGATCGACTTGCACATGGCTTGCTTGTCGTACTCAAAGACCTCATCGATCTCGAACAAGGCCATGGGATTGCCCTGGTAGGTCAAAACAACGCTTTTTCCCGGAGCCACCCCATAATCGGCCACTTCTTTGTCCGGGAGGTCAAAGAGGATCGGAATGGGCCAGATGGTCCCGTCGGCCAGGGTCATCTTGTTGACCACCGCGTCAACATCGGCCTTGTTCATGAACCCTTCCAGAGGGCTGAAAAAGCCATACGAGATGCCGATCACCTCATTGGCCAGCTGGCGGCGAAGAGGAATTTCGGTTAAGCCCTTGATCTTGTCTTGGGCTTCGGCCGGCTGCAAGATACGTTCTTTGATTTCTTTTCCGCCGTGTCCTATTTCAGCCATATACCGTCTCCTTTCTGTTGACGTTGCAAGCCATTACGGCAGAGACAACAATCTATAAACATCTTAAGCTGCGGTGCAGATTAAGAACCCCTCGATCGATTCGGCAACTGGTTTTAAATATTGAGAGAAAGCCGTGACCGCCCTTTTGCCGCTGTGCTTGTGCAAAAAATAACAAGTGGGGTTGCCCCTGTCAAGCGAAAGGGGGGGCAAAAGTAAAAAAATGTACATTGGACGCCGGATTCATGCTGTTCAGGTGGCTGGGATCATGTAGTGGCATGCAAGGCTCGTCGAGAATGTGTCCTTGGGGAAGCTGGCTTGTGAATAAGGGCGCATGCACGATGCCCCTTCTTATTGTGAAAAAATAGACAAAAGTCAAGGTGCAAAAATGTGATTCGGCGACCGAAAAAGATGCCTTGCCCGGCGGGGAGGCATGATTTATGGTTTGACGTCGTTTGGTGCCGTAGACAAGGCCGCGGTGCACACAACCACCGGCCAGAAGGAACAAGGGCTGGCAATTCGCAAATGGAGCGCAGAGCATGAAGCGTGGACAGAACACTCTCCAATCCCGATCTTCCCGACTGCATAGTATAGATAAAAAATTAATTCAACTCCTGGCTGAACGCTCCCAGCTTCTGGCCCGAGATGCCAGGGA
This window contains:
- a CDS encoding NAD(P)/FAD-dependent oxidoreductase, with amino-acid sequence MSSTATLRRVAVLDISFFRLCMPTGTNSPIIVIGAGPAGLMAAGQAAVHGADVLLLEKMAKPALKLGLTGKGRCNLTNTAPVQEFIQAFGSQGRFLHPAFSRFFSSDLRDFLHSIGIATQVERGGRVFPICENAPLVARTLVDWVRGQGVDIRTRTRVVDIAVDQGGISGVRVQGGDGKESFIGADVVILGTGGASYPSTGSTGEGFELARRAGHAVQPIAPALVPLETAEVETVKELQGLSLRNVQVRAEAEGKIVGDEFGEMLFTHFGLSGPAILSLSQSVVRAWEKGCSVLIHIDLKPALDDQKLDARLVRDFRDRGRQQLKTVLKGLLPAGLIPVCLQQTGLKGDTTASQLTARDRRILRTWLKDVVFTVSGHRSFSEAIVTAGGVSVREIDPRSMQSKLVKGLYLVGEILDLAGTTGGYNLQAAFSTGWLAGESAGKKVNI
- the qmoC gene encoding quinone-interacting membrane-bound oxidoreductase complex subunit QmoC is translated as MSEVLRIQPDLEFVKELQAAGGQDLKKCYQCATCSVVCPLSPMDSSFPRKEMIWAQWGLKDKLVNDMDMWLCHKCGQCTEMCPRGAKPGELMAALRNMAYRNLVGPSFLGKWMSSARHLPKLIAIPAIIYLIVWIITGSIQGSAFPVNEHGEIVYGMIFPGDFTIDPIFGLAAVFVLYSFYAGIRNLFSAFASQPKTFVVGYRPPKNMWVSLWRVIKDEVVTHKKWKDCGDTESDQVKFKGHLVLFYAFVALFIVTSVVALTHWGGKILPLLHMEYPMPLWNPVKILGNLGAIAMVVGLVYLTRRRLTDTDKDSSSYYDWYLIGVLWAVAISGILSEVFRLLGVPGLAYPVYYIHLISVFMLIAYLPWSKLGHLVYRVAALTYARRIGRISTEVESGQNKLLVL
- a CDS encoding hydrogenase iron-sulfur subunit; protein product: MAEKIGVYFDKANIGPLLDCEALAEKVKNKWGNGVPVVKVEPFLASQEGHKAIKSDIDAGEIDGVCICGSSPRVDFEFFDFGPSIPVDRVNLREQVVWAYKNPDGSRPDPSQGTPELLMDMAVDYVNMGVSKLQKTDVPEPEVLETTKTILVLGGGWTGLNAALSSAQAGYDVVLVEKEKQLGGYAAKMYKTFPLSYPFTRAQDTGIEAKIEAVQNHDRITVYTDTTLEELSGQPGQYTATLKSGKKETQEQVGSMVVATGWQAQDTKYLKPLGYGSSPNVVTAMELEEMAKNGSITRPSDGKTPQRVVFVLAYSTLLQNIAREEEEEKKRLEEEKAAQAEQSGEEPVIEEVFVKTENYKHMNYTSEITSLTALKQAGYIREFLPKSAAYIIYEHMMIPGINELYYKAAQDDPGIMLTKGEVSSIQPGSNDNLMVRAEHTLLGESIEIEADLVVVPTGLVPTTALDPVIQLAYRQGQAFPDLDLFDGFADSNYICFPYETRRTGVYTAGAVHQPMTLSKSIVDAQGAALKAIQCLESVNRGMAVHPRSGDLTYPKFNFVRCTQCKRCTEECPFGALDDDEKGTPKPNTARCRRCGTCMGACPERVISFDNYSVGQIGSMITQIKVPDEMDEGGPRILVLACENDAYPALDMAAQQGHTWSPYVRIIPVRCLGSVNTIWIADAMGKGNDGCLLLGCKYGDDYQCHFMKGSELCNRRMTNIGETLDRLGVELERVRQEEVAIDDYHRVPKLIDSFVDEIFKLGPNPFKGY
- a CDS encoding CoB--CoM heterodisulfide reductase iron-sulfur subunit A family protein — protein: MSQSILVIGGGFSGITAALEAAEVGHEVYLVEKSPFLGGRVMQLNKYFPKLCPPSCGLEIQFQRIKKNPKVKCFTLAEVVSVSGQAGNYEVSVRIKPRYTAPSSANLQALADSLSQNIPNQFEFGLSTRKALYMDVPFAYPQRYVLDPEHIDEEDRQKLSENDFIDLNEQDKSITLNVGSIIIATGWKPYDVTKLTNLGAGEIQNCINNMQMERLAAPSGPTQGQILRPSDGRPPRKVAFVQCAGSRDENHLSFCSYICCMASLKQAKYLRDQYPDAEATIFYIDLRTPGRYDNFAQDVLSDPLVKTVKGKVAEVEEDITDGSVWVTAEDALTGNKMQECFDLVVLATGMQPSLAGQPLPLNAEVDEEGFVFSAESNGIFAAGCAAEPLDVMKSAQSATSAAMKAIQTVRGR
- the aprA gene encoding adenylyl-sulfate reductase subunit alpha — encoded protein: MPQLPTKDATKGLPLAEPEVVEIETDALIVGGGMGSCGAAVEAVRWGDKNGVKVLLVDKAALERSGAVAPGLSAINTYLGNNEPDDYVRMVRTDLMGIVREDLIFDLGRHVDDSVHLFEEWGLPIWVKKDGKNYDGAKAKEEGLKVREGAEVVRSGRWQCMINGESYKVIVAEAAKNALGEERYLERIFVVKLLLDANEPNRVAGAVGFSVRENKVYIFKAKGMIVACGGAVNVYRPRSVGEGMGRAWYPVWNAGSTYAMCAQVGAEMTMMENRFVPARFKDGYGPVGAWFLLFKAKATNSKGEDYTQTNASMLKPYQDRGYATGAVIPTCLRNHMMMREIRDGRGPIFMDTATALQTTFKELSKAEQKHLESEAWEDFLDMCPGQANLWAAMNVKPEEKGSEIMPTEPYLLGSHSGCCGIWVSGPNEDWVPDDYKIKADNGKVYNRMTTVNGLFTCADGVGASGHKFSSGSHAEGRIAGKQLVRWCVDHKDYKPALKQSSDDLKKEIYQPWYTYLEAKDESTDPTVNPKYITARNFMQRLIKHTDEYGGGCSTMYNTSEAMLQAGFHLLDMLEEDSKKLGARDLHELLRCWEQFHRLWTVRLHMQHIEFRKESRYPGFYYRTDFMGIDDSKWRCFVNSKYDPEKGETNLFKRPYIQVIPDPMSP
- the aprB gene encoding adenylyl-sulfate reductase subunit beta, with protein sequence MPSYVNPEKCDGCKGGEKTACMYVCPHDLMILDEKEMKAYNQEPYECWECYSCIKICPQGAITARPYADFAPMGGTSIPLRSAEDIMWTIQFRSGEVKRFKFPIRTTPEGSIDPFGGKPEPGDLEDNLFYTETELKQPKEVLNKKFECSDMDSTQCWLDTQCSGGNR
- a CDS encoding DUF6955 family protein, with the protein product MSAAKNPIYVWVNEERYDQLQKAGLAHHTEERLAGLKVLVVYATDEEAKVLVDKYGAKHDTSTTGSIELLPAKVKNKLFDKVVEKQSLEVVTDALKELQ
- the sat gene encoding sulfate adenylyltransferase; translation: MAEIGHGGKEIKERILQPAEAQDKIKGLTEIPLRRQLANEVIGISYGFFSPLEGFMNKADVDAVVNKMTLADGTIWPIPILFDLPDKEVADYGVAPGKSVVLTYQGNPMALFEIDEVFEYDKQAMCKSIFGTDEAKHPGCKRIYETSDKFVGGKITLVKEPTINEPFGPYFLPPLKMRQVFKEKGWSRTVAHQTRNVPHTGHEWLMKGAFFQTYADLPIEKPEVGVVVNAIIGEKRVKDYIDEAIILCQDELEKSGYFGPHNHLTTLTFWDMRYAGPKEAIFHAILRTNLGITHHMYGRDHAGVGDYYGAYEAHHLLDSVRDKLDITPVYSMNWLYCPVCAEITSEGLCNHKDKQQKFSGTLIRSIVTDGVKPPRLIIRPEVFDRIMECAEKYGQGSPFVTEEYLEKRTPVFNIEPL